In a genomic window of Methanobrevibacter boviskoreani JH1:
- a CDS encoding methanogenesis marker 12 protein yields the protein MVFIGMDHGTTGITFALLDDDGNVLDVFELSREDTKAGRVSAIEEISKRCSLDDIKLMIVTYSMGDGINKITPMDKVKNRGILSMEGAGKVTGGGTSVYSEIEKSNIPALLIPGLHKNSPSLDKLFNAAYSHQASPEKVSIVYNAVKETGLKNMIVCDLSSNSVDILVEDGKIRGAIDACLGAMGFVHGPIDLEMIRDIDEGKRTANECFSHAGAVKIAGIDDKVAYMKRDLLEQYEEGEEKAVLAVDSMVMTIAMEIFGLIGISNNDIDGIVLTGSLGSMKEPFDFEEKLNKYLKNRYDIKIISADSGAIGAAQIARDIYNGKKNILGIDVDY from the coding sequence ATGGTATTTATAGGAATGGATCATGGAACAACAGGTATAACATTTGCCCTTCTAGACGATGATGGTAATGTTTTAGATGTCTTTGAATTGTCACGTGAGGATACTAAGGCAGGAAGGGTTAGTGCTATAGAGGAGATTTCAAAACGTTGTAGTTTGGACGATATTAAATTAATGATTGTCACATATTCAATGGGTGATGGAATAAATAAGATAACCCCTATGGACAAGGTTAAAAATAGGGGAATATTGTCTATGGAAGGTGCAGGTAAGGTTACAGGTGGAGGCACATCTGTATATTCCGAGATTGAAAAGTCAAATATTCCTGCATTACTTATTCCAGGTCTACACAAAAATTCCCCGTCCCTTGATAAACTGTTTAACGCGGCTTATTCCCACCAGGCAAGTCCTGAAAAGGTTTCAATCGTATACAATGCAGTTAAGGAAACAGGCTTGAAGAACATGATTGTCTGTGATTTAAGCTCTAACAGTGTCGATATCCTTGTGGAGGATGGTAAGATAAGGGGAGCTATTGACGCATGCTTAGGTGCCATGGGATTTGTTCACGGACCAATAGATCTTGAGATGATAAGGGATATCGATGAGGGAAAGAGAACTGCCAACGAATGTTTCTCACATGCAGGTGCGGTAAAGATTGCAGGAATCGATGACAAGGTTGCATATATGAAGAGAGATCTCTTGGAGCAATATGAGGAAGGTGAGGAGAAGGCAGTACTTGCAGTTGACTCAATGGTCATGACGATTGCAATGGAAATATTTGGTTTAATCGGTATTTCTAATAATGACATAGACGGAATTGTTCTAACAGGTTCCCTAGGTTCTATGAAGGAGCCTTTTGATTTTGAGGAGAAATTGAATAAATATCTAAAGAACAGGTATGATATTAAAATAATCTCCGCTGATTCCGGAGCCATTGGAGCAGCTCAGATAGCACGTGATATCTATAATGGTAAGAAAAACATCTTAGGTATTGATGTTGATTATTAA
- a CDS encoding LSM domain-containing protein has product MNNKEFQVNKEFLQFKGKDVLVELKNNEEYEGNVVTIDNFLNTVLKLEDGNLKVIKGEKIVFISIKE; this is encoded by the coding sequence ATGAACAATAAGGAATTTCAAGTAAACAAAGAATTTCTACAATTTAAAGGTAAAGACGTACTTGTAGAACTTAAAAACAATGAAGAATATGAAGGTAATGTAGTAACCATCGATAACTTCTTAAATACCGTCTTAAAATTAGAAGATGGAAACCTAAAAGTTATTAAAGGTGAAAAGATAGTTTTCATCTCAATAAAAGAATAA
- the surE gene encoding 5'/3'-nucleotidase SurE gives MKKILLCNDDGVSSSGILAADKAVSSLGETIIVGPSTQQSGIGHAITLFEPLRIKKLPLRNGKIGYAVSGTPTDAAIMGVFQLCDEKPDLCISGINIGYNLGKSELTTSGTLGAAMEVASYGIPTIAVSQTVDDQSAKFENGRINIDFDFAVKTLNKVAGYVMENGMPDGIDLLNLNIPTNPVSDEINITRLTNRMFIPEVETRYDPRGKPYYWIDSTITDNDKEGSDGYCIKKEHKVSLTPLSLDLTSDVSETKKWADKINKD, from the coding sequence ATGAAGAAAATATTACTATGCAATGATGATGGAGTAAGTTCAAGTGGAATATTAGCGGCAGACAAGGCTGTATCTAGTTTAGGTGAAACAATAATCGTGGGACCTTCAACACAGCAAAGCGGCATCGGTCATGCGATAACCCTTTTTGAACCACTTAGAATTAAAAAACTGCCACTTAGAAATGGAAAAATAGGATATGCAGTATCAGGAACACCTACAGATGCTGCAATTATGGGTGTATTTCAGTTATGCGATGAGAAACCGGACCTATGTATTTCCGGAATCAATATTGGATATAATCTGGGAAAGTCAGAGCTTACAACCTCCGGAACACTGGGCGCCGCTATGGAAGTGGCATCATATGGAATACCAACCATTGCCGTATCCCAGACAGTGGACGACCAGTCTGCAAAATTTGAAAACGGAAGAATAAACATTGACTTTGATTTTGCAGTTAAAACACTTAATAAAGTTGCAGGATATGTTATGGAAAATGGTATGCCTGATGGCATTGACCTTCTAAACCTCAACATACCAACAAATCCCGTATCAGATGAAATCAATATTACAAGGTTAACCAATAGGATGTTCATACCTGAGGTGGAGACAAGATATGATCCACGTGGAAAGCCCTATTATTGGATTGACAGTACAATAACCGATAATGATAAAGAAGGTAGTGATGGATACTGCATTAAAAAAGAGCATAAGGTTTCACTTACACCTTTAAGTCTTGATTTAACATCAGATGTTAGTGAAACCAAAAAATGGGCAGATAAGATAAACAAAGATTAA
- a CDS encoding restriction endonuclease: MEKPQLVNFVAKVMEESGFKVYKNFKTSQKVVDIYAVLPTQMGDFGVVVACKNYDKEWEVGIDILKEMEMVGRSLKASKVAVVTSSTFSPQARNYASRKNIKLVDRDNLISLAKKYSKKNKEPDTTDDETQVVDDTSDQYYEDQYYNGYVDDYDANPSIAYSDYNDGDVYDDAYYEEVALANYQPDMYSSSYANSTKGNLHKTEEKKRNEPKKSRLSFLKRSPRNNNNNARSSRAPSTRPNRNVERRQSRSINLSSKLNQVESKKETTDLAPILGNPIVLILLVVIVSYLLTYILAILGGMSSGIIGLIEMAASLILSYGLVFLVDKDGASVLIKGSIVFFVSLIILIILIIFI; the protein is encoded by the coding sequence GTGGAAAAGCCTCAATTAGTCAATTTTGTTGCTAAAGTCATGGAAGAATCAGGTTTTAAAGTTTATAAGAATTTTAAAACTTCTCAAAAGGTAGTGGATATATATGCTGTTCTTCCAACCCAGATGGGTGATTTTGGAGTAGTTGTTGCTTGTAAAAATTATGACAAAGAATGGGAAGTAGGAATTGACATTCTTAAAGAAATGGAAATGGTAGGTAGAAGTCTTAAAGCTTCCAAGGTAGCTGTTGTTACAAGTTCTACTTTTTCTCCCCAGGCTAGAAATTATGCCTCACGTAAAAACATTAAGCTTGTTGATAGGGATAATCTAATTAGTCTTGCTAAGAAATATTCCAAGAAGAATAAAGAGCCTGATACTACTGATGATGAAACACAGGTTGTTGATGACACATCTGACCAATATTATGAGGATCAATACTACAATGGATATGTAGATGATTATGATGCAAATCCAAGCATCGCCTATTCCGACTATAATGATGGTGATGTCTATGATGATGCATATTATGAGGAGGTTGCCTTAGCCAACTATCAACCGGATATGTATTCAAGTTCTTATGCAAATTCCACCAAGGGAAATCTACATAAAACAGAGGAAAAAAAGAGAAATGAACCTAAAAAATCCAGATTATCATTTTTAAAACGTTCCCCTAGAAATAACAATAACAATGCAAGATCTTCCAGGGCTCCTAGTACAAGACCAAACAGGAATGTTGAAAGAAGGCAATCAAGGTCTATTAACCTATCCTCTAAACTTAATCAGGTTGAAAGTAAGAAGGAAACCACAGATTTGGCACCTATTTTAGGCAATCCAATTGTTTTAATATTATTGGTTGTAATTGTATCATATCTCTTAACCTATATTCTAGCTATTCTAGGCGGAATGAGTAGTGGTATTATCGGTCTAATCGAGATGGCCGCTTCTTTAATATTATCCTATGGATTGGTGTTCTTGGTTGATAAGGATGGGGCATCTGTTCTAATAAAGGGAAGTATTGTCTTCTTCGTCTCATTGATAATACTGATTATATTGATTATATTCATTTAG
- a CDS encoding branched-chain amino acid transaminase produces MAFDESGKIWMDGELVDWKDAKIHVLSHVVNYGTDVFEGIRAYEIDGKAQIFRLEDHVKRLFDSAKIYKMDIPFTQEEICEAIKETIKANNLTACYIRPIVYRGYKELGVSPVNCPVNVAIAVWEWGAYLGEEGMANGVNIGVSSWRKPAVSTFPNIAKAGANYMLSQLANMEAKDNGFDEGLLLDVNGNIAEGPGENVFLVLDGKIYTPTLSSSLLKGITRDSVIKLAGDLGYEVNVLPLPRDLLYIADEMFFAGTAAEVTPIRSMDHRIVGEGKRGPVTEKIQREFFKIVNGEVEDRYGWFSPVD; encoded by the coding sequence ATGGCATTTGATGAATCTGGAAAAATTTGGATGGATGGAGAATTAGTTGACTGGAAAGATGCTAAAATCCATGTATTATCTCATGTTGTAAATTATGGAACAGATGTATTTGAAGGAATAAGAGCATATGAAATTGACGGTAAAGCTCAAATCTTTAGATTGGAGGATCACGTAAAAAGATTGTTTGATTCTGCAAAAATCTATAAGATGGATATTCCATTTACCCAAGAAGAAATCTGTGAGGCTATTAAGGAAACAATTAAAGCTAATAATTTAACTGCATGTTATATTCGTCCTATTGTATATAGGGGGTATAAAGAGTTAGGTGTCTCACCAGTAAATTGTCCTGTAAATGTAGCTATTGCAGTATGGGAATGGGGAGCATATTTAGGTGAAGAAGGTATGGCTAATGGTGTAAACATTGGTGTCTCTTCCTGGAGAAAACCTGCTGTAAGTACTTTCCCAAATATTGCTAAAGCTGGAGCTAACTATATGTTATCCCAACTTGCAAACATGGAAGCTAAAGATAACGGATTCGATGAAGGATTACTTTTAGACGTAAATGGTAATATTGCTGAAGGTCCTGGTGAAAATGTATTCTTAGTTTTAGACGGTAAGATTTACACCCCAACATTATCAAGCTCATTACTTAAAGGTATTACAAGGGACTCTGTAATTAAACTTGCAGGAGATTTAGGTTATGAGGTAAATGTCCTACCTTTACCAAGGGATTTATTATATATTGCAGATGAAATGTTCTTTGCAGGAACTGCTGCAGAGGTTACTCCAATCCGTTCAATGGATCATCGTATTGTAGGTGAGGGTAAACGTGGACCTGTCACTGAAAAGATTCAAAGGGAATTCTTTAAAATAGTAAATGGTGAAGTTGAAGATAGATATGGATGGTTTTCACCTGTAGATTAA
- a CDS encoding undecaprenyl-diphosphate phosphatase — protein sequence MDIIVAIIIGIVQGLTEFLPVSSSAHLVFAQTFFGLNSNNISFDVLLHLGTLVAVVGFFLPDIINMIIAFFKSIADLFRGQFREGIQEDPYKKLAWYTIAASVPVGIVGILFNDLVSSLFSGVTFPAFFLLITGCLLYYSERHTNGDVNLKNLSLKDSVFMGIGQACAILPGLSRSGTTIAFGYLAGLNKEFAAKFSFILSIPAILGAALVEMNGISAGFATNVIPYTLGFLAAVISGLFAIKVLLKLIQEKSLDIFAYYCWIVGAIILVGSLFFF from the coding sequence ATGGATATTATAGTTGCAATTATTATTGGAATCGTTCAGGGATTAACAGAGTTTTTACCGGTCAGTAGTTCTGCACACCTTGTATTTGCACAGACATTCTTTGGTTTAAATTCCAATAATATATCTTTTGATGTTCTTTTACATTTAGGAACATTGGTCGCTGTTGTCGGATTCTTTTTACCTGATATAATCAATATGATTATTGCATTCTTTAAAAGTATTGCTGATTTATTTAGGGGTCAATTCAGAGAGGGTATTCAGGAAGACCCATATAAAAAATTAGCATGGTATACAATTGCAGCAAGTGTTCCTGTCGGTATTGTAGGAATATTATTTAACGATTTAGTAAGTTCATTATTCAGTGGTGTAACATTTCCAGCATTCTTCTTATTAATCACTGGTTGCCTATTATACTACTCAGAAAGACATACTAACGGTGATGTAAATCTTAAAAACTTAAGTTTAAAGGATTCCGTATTTATGGGAATAGGTCAGGCATGTGCTATCCTACCAGGTCTTTCAAGATCAGGTACAACAATTGCATTCGGTTATCTTGCAGGATTAAACAAAGAATTTGCAGCTAAATTCAGTTTTATTTTATCAATTCCAGCAATCTTAGGAGCAGCACTTGTTGAAATGAATGGTATTAGTGCAGGATTTGCGACTAATGTAATACCTTATACATTAGGATTTTTAGCAGCTGTTATCTCAGGTTTATTTGCTATAAAAGTATTGCTTAAGTTGATACAAGAGAAGAGCTTAGACATATTCGCATACTACTGTTGGATTGTAGGTGCAATAATTTTAGTTGGAAGTTTATTCTTCTTCTAA
- a CDS encoding helix-turn-helix transcriptional regulator, producing MKTEIKVLRKELNLSQQDLADQVGVSRQTINALENNRYNPSLLVAYKISKVLGCEHIEDVFKIDE from the coding sequence ATGAAGACAGAAATTAAGGTTTTAAGAAAGGAATTAAATTTAAGTCAACAGGATTTAGCGGATCAGGTTGGTGTTTCACGTCAGACAATCAATGCGTTAGAAAACAATAGGTATAACCCCTCTCTTCTAGTTGCTTATAAGATTTCTAAGGTATTGGGATGTGAACATATTGAGGATGTTTTTAAGATAGACGAATAG
- a CDS encoding DUF4013 domain-containing protein produces the protein MILDIYKDSLEYASKDFDSILKLGIFTLFSFIFIPIFFIEGYSYRVIKVATNGMINGDEPLPKFGNWKDMFIDGLKVIVVKLIYLVVPVVIFYLASEFTNNMGVKILAVIISVILFIVLDMFSMVAIPNIAQNDSFKSAFDFEGIFNTLSSIGWLRYFGFYIGLRIIEGVIELIVFAVLLLIFLIFLGVGSISGIFASIDTVSVIGLVIILLFVLFNSLVVQPFLTIFDSRSIGLVYNIR, from the coding sequence ATGATTTTAGATATTTATAAGGATTCTTTGGAATATGCCTCTAAGGATTTTGATTCCATATTGAAGTTAGGAATATTTACCCTATTCAGTTTTATATTTATTCCGATCTTCTTTATAGAGGGATATTCCTATAGGGTCATCAAGGTTGCTACCAATGGTATGATTAATGGTGATGAGCCTTTACCTAAGTTTGGTAACTGGAAGGATATGTTTATAGATGGGTTAAAGGTTATTGTCGTTAAGTTAATCTACCTTGTTGTTCCTGTTGTCATATTCTATCTGGCTTCAGAATTTACTAACAATATGGGTGTGAAGATTCTTGCCGTCATTATCTCAGTCATATTGTTTATTGTGTTGGACATGTTTTCAATGGTGGCAATTCCTAATATTGCACAGAATGATTCTTTTAAATCTGCATTTGATTTTGAGGGTATCTTTAATACCTTGTCTTCAATAGGCTGGTTAAGATACTTCGGATTCTATATAGGTTTAAGAATCATTGAGGGAGTAATAGAGCTTATTGTATTTGCGGTGCTCTTATTGATCTTTCTAATATTTTTAGGAGTAGGTTCAATATCAGGAATATTTGCAAGTATTGATACTGTATCAGTTATTGGTTTGGTTATTATACTTCTATTTGTTTTATTCAATAGTTTAGTTGTACAGCCTTTCCTAACCATATTTGATAGCAGGTCAATAGGTTTGGTATATAATATTAGATAA
- a CDS encoding YnfA family protein, translating to MLIDTVKSLIFFIVAGLFEIGGGYLIWSWLREGRPFTFAVLGAILLVLYGIVPTFQPANFGRVYAAYGGIFIALSVLWGWKIDHVKPDEFDIIGMCIALVGVFIIMYWPRAA from the coding sequence ATGTTAATAGATACTGTAAAATCATTGATTTTTTTCATTGTAGCAGGATTGTTCGAGATTGGAGGAGGATATCTTATATGGTCCTGGCTTAGGGAAGGCAGGCCATTTACCTTTGCGGTTTTAGGTGCTATCCTGCTTGTGTTATATGGAATTGTCCCAACATTTCAACCTGCAAACTTTGGAAGGGTTTATGCAGCATATGGTGGAATATTCATTGCGCTTTCAGTACTTTGGGGCTGGAAGATAGACCATGTAAAACCTGATGAGTTCGATATAATCGGTATGTGTATTGCACTTGTCGGTGTATTTATTATTATGTACTGGCCAAGGGCAGCATAG
- the cobT gene encoding nicotinate mononucleotide-dependent phosphoribosyltransferase CobT translates to MVDGLKTYGNEEINKKFEGKTPVFICTIATTDTSKIHGISGAGASEELNMYTPAADVEIMKYGAPHCMEEIPETVSEGEAAPTPSMLTKACLDLTGCDLEVVDAGCEIRPDLDCYTLSNSHGGDISTGKAVENPKEIYEKALEIGKKLSERYDYLVIGESIAAGTTTALGILKALGYDAEYKVSGSMPYNPHELKLKTVNEGLEKAGIKPGDVEVFDAIAAVGDPMMPAVAGMTIGSSKPVVLASGTQMSGVCAVIKAIKPDFDFTNVCIATTKFVARDETADIFDITKQISEDITINAVDPKFETANHGGLNNYLEGFVKEGAGAGGAMFMALMEGKTIDEVLDSIVKTCSK, encoded by the coding sequence ATGGTAGATGGTCTTAAAACCTATGGAAACGAAGAAATAAACAAGAAATTTGAAGGAAAAACACCTGTTTTTATATGCACAATAGCTACAACCGACACATCAAAGATACATGGAATCAGCGGTGCTGGAGCTAGTGAGGAACTTAACATGTATACCCCTGCAGCAGATGTTGAGATAATGAAATATGGGGCACCCCACTGTATGGAAGAGATTCCGGAAACAGTCTCCGAGGGAGAGGCGGCACCTACACCTTCAATGCTTACAAAGGCATGCCTCGATTTAACCGGATGTGACCTTGAGGTAGTGGATGCAGGCTGTGAAATAAGACCAGACCTAGATTGTTATACCTTAAGCAATTCCCATGGAGGGGACATAAGCACTGGAAAGGCAGTTGAGAATCCTAAGGAAATATATGAAAAGGCCTTAGAGATTGGTAAAAAACTAAGTGAAAGATACGATTATCTTGTAATTGGTGAAAGTATTGCGGCAGGAACAACTACAGCCCTTGGAATCCTGAAAGCCTTAGGCTATGATGCGGAGTATAAGGTAAGTGGAAGTATGCCTTACAATCCACATGAGCTAAAACTTAAAACCGTAAATGAGGGTCTTGAAAAGGCGGGAATTAAACCTGGTGACGTGGAGGTATTTGATGCAATAGCTGCGGTAGGAGATCCCATGATGCCTGCAGTTGCAGGTATGACAATTGGAAGCAGCAAACCTGTTGTACTTGCAAGTGGTACCCAGATGTCCGGAGTCTGTGCCGTTATAAAAGCCATCAAACCTGATTTTGACTTTACAAATGTCTGTATTGCAACAACCAAATTTGTTGCAAGGGACGAGACAGCAGATATCTTTGACATCACAAAACAGATTAGTGAGGACATTACCATAAATGCTGTAGATCCTAAATTCGAAACTGCAAACCATGGTGGTTTGAACAATTACCTTGAGGGATTTGTAAAGGAAGGTGCAGGTGCAGGTGGAGCAATGTTTATGGCTCTTATGGAAGGTAAAACTATTGATGAGGTACTTGACAGTATTGTTAAAACCTGCAGCAAATAA
- a CDS encoding bifunctional N(6)-L-threonylcarbamoyladenine synthase/serine/threonine protein kinase, protein MISLGIEGTAEKTGVGIVNSDGEILAICGNQLYPEEGGIHPREAAEHHAYWIPKLIPQALDEAGLGFDDIDLVSFSRGPGLGPALRIVATSARTLALSINKPIIGVNHCIGHIEIGKLTTDATNPVTLYVSGGNSQVIAYESGRYRIFGETLDIAVGNCLDHFGRETGLGHPGGPVIEKLAKKGSYIPLPYTVKGMDFSFSGLLSASLRAYKNGAAIEDVCYSLQETAFSMLVEVTERALSHTERDEVLLCGGVAANSHLREMLDTMAKQHYARFYMPDMKYCGDNGAMIAWLGLLTSKYYGTMRMGDTNVIQRYRTDEVDVPWVKDINNRISLPDNLLAKGAESDIVKSQWFDGFEGFDPIDVVVKKRLPKAYRIPEIDNKIRKLRTKSEAKILSHAKASGIITPILYDIDLVDKSITMSKIEGRIVKDIIDDVTDDARKELSYRIGEYIADIHELDIIHGDLTTSNMLIDNNNQLVFIDFGLSYYSNLIEDKADDLLVLKKSIKSVDYDVALETFNWILESYLEYSDNSDDIRDKIEEIEHRGRYTH, encoded by the coding sequence TTGATATCTTTAGGAATTGAAGGAACCGCAGAGAAAACAGGTGTAGGAATAGTCAACAGTGATGGAGAAATATTGGCTATTTGTGGTAATCAGTTATATCCGGAGGAAGGGGGAATCCATCCACGTGAAGCGGCAGAGCATCATGCATACTGGATTCCAAAATTAATACCCCAGGCTTTAGATGAGGCAGGTCTAGGCTTTGATGATATAGACCTTGTGTCATTTTCCAGAGGTCCTGGTCTTGGACCTGCACTTAGAATAGTTGCAACCTCTGCAAGAACCTTGGCACTGTCAATCAACAAACCTATCATTGGGGTTAACCATTGTATAGGACATATTGAGATTGGAAAACTTACAACCGATGCGACAAACCCTGTAACCTTGTATGTCAGTGGTGGTAACAGCCAGGTAATCGCATATGAGTCAGGACGATACAGAATATTTGGAGAGACATTGGATATTGCAGTTGGAAATTGTCTCGATCATTTTGGACGTGAAACAGGACTGGGACATCCTGGTGGACCTGTAATTGAAAAACTTGCAAAGAAAGGTTCATATATTCCACTTCCATATACGGTTAAAGGAATGGACTTCTCCTTTTCAGGTCTTTTAAGCGCATCACTTCGGGCATATAAAAACGGTGCAGCCATTGAGGATGTATGTTACTCCCTGCAGGAGACTGCCTTTTCAATGCTTGTTGAGGTTACAGAACGGGCGCTATCACATACGGAAAGGGATGAGGTATTGCTGTGTGGAGGTGTAGCTGCAAATTCACACCTACGTGAGATGTTGGATACAATGGCAAAGCAGCACTATGCACGGTTCTATATGCCTGACATGAAATACTGTGGTGATAATGGTGCGATGATTGCATGGCTCGGACTTCTGACAAGCAAATACTATGGAACCATGAGGATGGGGGACACCAATGTCATCCAAAGGTACAGGACCGATGAGGTGGATGTTCCATGGGTAAAGGACATTAACAATAGAATCAGCTTACCTGATAACTTACTTGCAAAGGGTGCGGAATCTGACATTGTAAAATCGCAGTGGTTCGACGGTTTTGAGGGATTTGATCCTATAGATGTGGTGGTTAAGAAAAGACTTCCGAAGGCATATAGGATTCCAGAGATTGATAACAAAATCAGAAAACTCAGAACAAAGTCAGAGGCAAAGATATTGTCACATGCAAAGGCCTCAGGTATTATAACCCCGATTCTATATGACATCGACCTTGTGGACAAATCCATTACAATGTCAAAGATTGAGGGTAGGATTGTTAAGGACATAATCGATGATGTTACAGATGATGCGAGGAAGGAGCTGTCATATAGGATAGGTGAATATATTGCAGATATCCATGAGCTTGATATTATCCATGGGGATTTAACAACCTCCAACATGTTGATTGACAATAACAACCAACTGGTTTTCATTGACTTTGGATTGTCATATTATTCAAACCTTATAGAGGATAAAGCCGATGATCTGCTTGTACTTAAAAAATCAATAAAAAGTGTTGACTACGATGTGGCACTTGAAACCTTTAACTGGATTCTAGAGTCATACCTTGAATACTCAGATAACTCAGACGATATTAGGGACAAAATCGAGGAAATCGAACATAGAGGTCGTTATACACATTAA
- a CDS encoding XTP/dITP diphosphatase, which yields MITFITGNKHKVIEAENIFKNYNIELEHIDLGYMEPQGTLGEVALFGAKYASRELGKSVIVEDAGLFINGLNGFPGTYSHYVQDTLGNKGILKLMEDVDDRTAEFRSVIGFCTPNSEPKIFLGKVDGLISTEERGNLGFAFDPIFYVESEGKTFGELTTEEKNKFSHRRNSLTKFIQWYSSEFDE from the coding sequence ATGATAACATTTATTACTGGGAATAAACATAAAGTTATAGAAGCAGAGAATATATTTAAAAATTATAATATCGAACTTGAGCATATTGATTTAGGGTACATGGAACCTCAGGGAACACTTGGGGAAGTGGCTCTTTTCGGTGCAAAATATGCCAGTCGAGAATTAGGTAAATCTGTGATTGTTGAAGATGCTGGTCTTTTCATTAATGGACTTAACGGATTTCCGGGAACATATTCACATTATGTTCAGGACACATTAGGAAATAAGGGAATCCTAAAATTAATGGAGGACGTCGACGATAGAACTGCCGAATTCAGGTCAGTTATTGGGTTTTGTACCCCCAATTCTGAGCCCAAGATCTTTTTAGGCAAAGTCGATGGTTTAATCTCAACAGAAGAAAGAGGAAACTTAGGTTTTGCCTTTGATCCAATTTTTTATGTGGAATCCGAAGGCAAGACATTCGGTGAACTTACAACCGAGGAGAAGAACAAGTTTTCTCATAGAAGAAATTCTTTAACTAAATTTATTCAATGGTATTCCAGTGAATTTGATGAGTAA
- a CDS encoding 30S ribosomal protein S15: protein MARPEWVMYSDEEIEDLIVKLHKEGNSSSEIGIILRDQYGVPSVKEVTGFKITEILKRNDEFGDYPEDLMNLIRRAVNIRDHMAENPKDLHSKRGLIIVESRIRRLGKYYVRDGQLPEGWRYDPTQAALLVK from the coding sequence ATGGCAAGACCTGAATGGGTAATGTATTCTGATGAAGAAATCGAAGATTTAATCGTAAAATTACACAAGGAAGGTAACTCCTCCAGTGAAATAGGTATTATCTTAAGGGACCAATATGGAGTTCCTAGTGTTAAGGAAGTTACCGGATTTAAAATCACCGAAATCCTAAAAAGAAACGATGAATTTGGTGACTATCCAGAAGACTTAATGAACTTAATCAGAAGAGCAGTTAACATTAGAGATCACATGGCAGAAAACCCTAAGGATTTACACAGTAAAAGAGGATTAATAATCGTTGAATCAAGAATCAGAAGATTAGGTAAATATTACGTAAGAGATGGTCAATTACCTGAAGGCTGGAGATATGACCCAACACAAGCAGCACTCCTTGTTAAATAG